In Pseudofrankia saprophytica, one genomic interval encodes:
- a CDS encoding ABC transporter substrate-binding protein has protein sequence MIRGRKRILGVAAAGAVALLVTAAGCGGSSGSGGGGGGNASGPAGNKTITVGILTDITGPAASGNKTSVDGVKAGVVYAARNGYNIKYVVGDTLTTPDGALSAAQKMVTQDHVLVVIAHSALAFTAANYLTAHKVPVVGMAEDGPEWITAKNMFSVVGPLQQTKVATTIGKFLKMQGVTNLASIGYSVSPLSSEAALSAGESAKAAGVKVGYLNAKFPFGSTDVGPTVLAMKQAGVDAFTASVDPNTTFALITGLRQQGVNLKVALSPTGYGGDLEQAGPGALSAAQNVYFQIGYEPIELQTAATKQFQSDLKAAGVTAAPSYATYNGYAAIGLLVRGLKGAGANPTQASVITSLSGIHDWDGLGLFGGRKVDINDRENVVGGAGNCTWIMKLEGDKFTPVKGATPICGDVIPGVTVAPQS, from the coding sequence ATGATCCGCGGGAGAAAACGAATTCTCGGCGTCGCGGCGGCCGGTGCCGTCGCCCTGCTCGTCACGGCCGCCGGCTGCGGTGGCTCGTCCGGGTCGGGCGGCGGCGGAGGCGGAAACGCCAGCGGCCCAGCCGGCAACAAGACGATTACGGTGGGGATATTAACCGACATCACCGGGCCGGCCGCCTCCGGTAACAAGACCAGCGTCGACGGCGTCAAGGCCGGCGTGGTGTACGCGGCGCGCAACGGCTACAACATCAAGTATGTCGTGGGCGACACGCTGACGACGCCGGACGGCGCGCTCTCGGCCGCGCAGAAGATGGTCACCCAGGACCACGTGCTGGTCGTCATCGCGCACTCGGCCCTGGCCTTCACGGCCGCGAACTACCTCACCGCCCACAAGGTCCCAGTGGTCGGGATGGCCGAGGACGGCCCCGAGTGGATCACGGCGAAGAACATGTTCTCCGTCGTCGGGCCACTGCAGCAGACCAAGGTCGCGACGACCATCGGCAAGTTCCTCAAGATGCAGGGCGTCACCAACCTCGCGTCGATCGGCTACTCGGTCTCGCCGCTGTCCTCGGAGGCCGCGCTCTCGGCCGGCGAGTCGGCCAAGGCCGCGGGCGTCAAGGTCGGCTACCTCAACGCCAAGTTCCCGTTCGGCAGCACCGACGTCGGCCCGACCGTGCTGGCCATGAAGCAGGCCGGGGTCGACGCGTTCACCGCCTCCGTCGACCCGAACACCACCTTCGCCCTGATCACCGGGCTGCGCCAGCAGGGCGTCAACCTCAAGGTCGCGCTGTCGCCCACCGGCTACGGCGGTGACCTGGAGCAGGCCGGCCCCGGCGCGCTGAGCGCCGCGCAGAACGTCTACTTCCAGATCGGCTACGAGCCGATCGAGCTGCAGACGGCCGCCACCAAGCAGTTCCAGAGCGACCTCAAGGCCGCCGGCGTCACCGCCGCGCCCTCCTACGCCACGTACAACGGGTACGCCGCCATCGGCCTGCTCGTCCGCGGGCTCAAGGGCGCCGGCGCCAACCCGACCCAGGCGTCGGTCATCACCTCGCTGTCGGGCATTCACGACTGGGACGGCCTGGGTCTCTTCGGCGGCCGCAAGGTCGACATCAACGACCGCGAGAACGTCGTGGGCGGGGCGGGCAACTGCACCTGGATCATGAAGCTCGAGGGCGACAAGTTCACGCCCGTCAAGGGCGCCACCCCGATCTGCGGCGACGTGATCCCGGGCGTCACCGTGGCGCCGCAGTCCTGA
- a CDS encoding TIGR03619 family F420-dependent LLM class oxidoreductase, producing MTTTSRPRLAIGLPVGESMFRTDEQYKIIDLCRAADEAGVDTVVQSDHVIMGERTDRYPFGTFNFPHGSPWLEPLTLLSVVAGATSRVRLSTGILIAGLRRAPLLAKTCATLDALSRGRLEIGVGTGWQPEEYETLDLDFDNRAQILDDTIAACRALWAPGGATAVDLPTIGFEKIWCDPKPFQPNGPAVLFSGPLTRRNLRRITELGDGWIPIMGESHEGVAAGVEKIRAAWAAAGRGDAVPRVRHTLPLVRGEGRAVDLDRTLAGAAAMAEIGVTEVSVPAAAFVRDGAEVAAWIGDLGRRWEKLWS from the coding sequence GTGACGACGACCTCGCGTCCTCGGCTGGCGATCGGCCTGCCCGTCGGGGAGTCGATGTTCCGGACCGACGAACAATACAAGATCATTGACTTGTGTCGCGCCGCCGACGAGGCCGGCGTCGACACCGTCGTGCAGAGCGACCATGTGATCATGGGCGAGCGAACCGACCGGTACCCGTTCGGGACGTTCAACTTCCCGCACGGCTCACCCTGGTTGGAACCGCTCACGCTGCTGTCGGTCGTCGCCGGAGCGACGTCCCGGGTGCGGCTGTCGACCGGGATCCTGATCGCGGGGCTGCGCCGCGCGCCGCTGCTCGCCAAGACCTGCGCGACGTTGGACGCGCTGTCCCGGGGCCGCCTGGAGATCGGCGTCGGCACCGGCTGGCAGCCCGAGGAGTACGAGACCCTCGACCTCGACTTCGACAACAGGGCCCAGATCCTCGACGACACGATCGCCGCCTGCCGGGCGCTGTGGGCTCCCGGCGGCGCCACCGCGGTGGACCTGCCGACGATCGGCTTCGAGAAGATCTGGTGCGACCCGAAGCCCTTCCAGCCGAACGGGCCGGCGGTCCTGTTCAGCGGCCCGCTGACCAGGCGCAACCTGCGCCGGATCACCGAGCTGGGCGATGGCTGGATTCCGATCATGGGCGAGTCGCACGAGGGCGTGGCGGCCGGGGTCGAGAAGATCCGCGCGGCCTGGGCCGCCGCCGGCCGCGGCGACGCCGTCCCGCGGGTGCGCCACACCCTGCCGCTGGTCCGCGGCGAGGGCCGCGCGGTCGACCTCGACCGGACACTCGCCGGAGCGGCGGCGATGGCGGAGATCGGCGTCACCGAGGTCTCGGTGCCGGCCGCGGCGTTCGTCCGCGACGGCGCCGAGGTGGCCGCCTGGATCGGCGACCTCGGCCGGCGCTGGGAGAAGCTGTGGAGCTGA
- a CDS encoding nuclear transport factor 2 family protein, producing MELNAAELNAAERARNAAQRTRPAGLLAAGRSAGEPADRLALRDLVDSYAAAVDARDEELFVALFADDAVLQVCYANLDEPATTVTGAAAMAVIPRALRARYPETIHLVGNHRCQVDGDSAVGETYCEAHHLHLGADGEPADLRMVIRYADAYTRGGDGVWRFARRTVNARWQQVGPVTASALHRP from the coding sequence ATGGAACTGAACGCGGCGGAGCTGAACGCGGCGGAACGGGCGCGGAACGCGGCGCAACGGACGCGCCCGGCCGGGCTGCTCGCCGCCGGCCGGTCGGCCGGTGAGCCGGCGGACCGGCTCGCCCTGCGCGACCTGGTCGACAGCTACGCCGCGGCGGTCGACGCCAGGGACGAGGAGCTGTTCGTCGCGCTGTTCGCCGACGACGCGGTGCTCCAGGTGTGTTACGCGAACCTGGACGAGCCCGCGACCACGGTCACCGGCGCGGCCGCGATGGCCGTGATCCCGCGGGCGTTGCGCGCGCGCTACCCGGAGACGATCCACCTCGTCGGCAACCACCGTTGTCAGGTGGACGGGGACAGCGCGGTCGGCGAGACCTACTGCGAGGCGCATCACCTGCATCTCGGCGCGGACGGCGAGCCCGCCGATCTGCGGATGGTGATCCGCTACGCGGACGCCTACACCCGGGGCGGCGACGGCGTCTGGCGCTTCGCTCGGCGGACGGTGAACGCGCGGTGGCAACAGGTCGGGCCGGTCACCGCCAGCGCCCTGCACCGCCCCTGA
- a CDS encoding SDR family NAD(P)-dependent oxidoreductase: MAQGRLDGLRALVVGGGSGIGYASARLLGRDGALVTIAGRTQDKLDAAAARLREEEGLAVRTARCDTLVPADVEHAVEIAGDGERLDIGVTVPGGGSFQPVLTYEPDQFSQEVDLNVRPVFLLIRYGAAAMTGGGSIVAISSTAAVFSTRFLASYAAGKAAVDHLVRVAADELGERGIRVNAVRPGLTRTGSTTGMLGNEAVRAAFLAAQPIDRHGEADDTAAAVRFLAGPESSWVTGQQISVDGGHTLRSFPDVLSLLTPIPKG, encoded by the coding sequence ATGGCGCAGGGTCGGCTCGACGGGCTGCGTGCCCTGGTCGTGGGCGGCGGCAGCGGGATCGGCTACGCGAGCGCGCGGCTGTTGGGCCGCGACGGCGCGCTGGTGACCATTGCCGGGCGCACCCAGGACAAGCTCGACGCCGCGGCGGCGCGGCTGAGGGAGGAGGAAGGCCTCGCCGTGCGCACGGCGCGGTGCGACACGCTCGTCCCCGCGGACGTCGAGCATGCCGTCGAGATCGCGGGCGACGGCGAGCGCCTCGACATCGGGGTGACCGTTCCCGGCGGTGGCTCGTTCCAGCCGGTGCTGACCTACGAGCCCGACCAGTTCAGCCAGGAGGTCGACCTGAACGTCCGGCCGGTCTTCCTGCTCATCAGGTACGGCGCGGCGGCGATGACCGGCGGCGGCTCGATCGTGGCGATCTCGTCGACCGCCGCCGTGTTCTCCACCCGCTTCCTGGCGAGCTACGCCGCGGGCAAGGCGGCCGTCGACCACCTGGTCCGGGTGGCCGCCGACGAGCTCGGCGAGCGCGGCATCCGGGTCAACGCCGTGCGCCCCGGCCTGACCAGGACCGGCAGCACCACCGGCATGCTTGGCAACGAAGCGGTACGCGCCGCCTTCCTGGCCGCCCAGCCGATCGACCGGCACGGCGAGGCCGACGACACCGCCGCCGCGGTCCGCTTCCTCGCCGGTCCCGAGTCGAGCTGGGTCACCGGCCAGCAGATCAGCGTCGACGGCGGCCATACCCTGCGCAGCTTCCCCGACGTGCTGTCCCTGCTCACTCCAATCCCCAAGGGCTGA
- a CDS encoding SDR family NAD(P)-dependent oxidoreductase encodes MDVEKLRTLFDLTGRVAIVTGGTRGIGRAIAEGFVAAGAAVVVASRKADACAETEAHLKAMGGQALGVPTHVGDLAALRTLVEQAAATFGRIDIVVNDAATGLAQPLGAMTPGAWGKSFDVNLRGPVFLVQEALPHLAASPAASVVNVVSAGAFLHSPAVSMYAAAKAALVAFTRSMAAEYAPHGIRVNALSPGAVDTDMVRATTPDSQDRMAKASHQARLAHPDEMVGPALLLAADAGSFLTGQVLHVDGGLVVAR; translated from the coding sequence ATGGACGTTGAAAAGTTACGGACCCTGTTCGACCTGACCGGCCGGGTCGCCATCGTCACCGGCGGCACCCGCGGCATCGGCCGCGCGATCGCGGAGGGCTTCGTCGCCGCCGGCGCGGCCGTCGTCGTCGCCAGCCGCAAGGCCGACGCCTGCGCCGAGACCGAGGCACACCTGAAGGCGATGGGTGGACAGGCCCTCGGCGTCCCCACGCACGTCGGCGACCTGGCCGCCCTGCGCACACTGGTCGAGCAGGCCGCCGCGACCTTCGGCCGCATCGACATCGTCGTCAACGACGCCGCCACCGGCCTCGCCCAGCCGCTCGGCGCGATGACCCCCGGGGCCTGGGGCAAGTCGTTCGACGTCAACCTGCGTGGGCCGGTGTTCCTCGTCCAGGAGGCGCTGCCGCACCTGGCCGCGAGCCCGGCCGCCTCGGTCGTCAACGTCGTCTCGGCCGGCGCCTTCCTGCACTCCCCCGCGGTGTCGATGTACGCCGCCGCCAAGGCGGCGCTCGTCGCGTTCACCCGCTCGATGGCCGCCGAGTACGCGCCGCACGGCATCCGGGTGAACGCGCTCTCTCCCGGCGCGGTCGACACCGACATGGTGCGCGCCACCACCCCCGACTCCCAGGACCGGATGGCCAAGGCCAGCCATCAGGCCCGGCTCGCCCACCCCGACGAGATGGTGGGCCCGGCCCTCCTGCTGGCCGCCGACGCCGGCAGCTTCCTCACCGGCCAGGTGCTGCACGTGGACGGCGGCCTTGTCGTCGCCCGCTGA
- a CDS encoding MarR family winged helix-turn-helix transcriptional regulator yields the protein MEPETTADADGLAEVADIERELMLISRYMVMTATARAEAAKAQQRLERSAYLLLSRIEAEGPMSIGQLSEAFGLDTSTINRQTAAMLRTGLVERIPDPEGGLARKLRVTDHGLARLHADRAWAVGGIAKMVGDWDPADLATLAQLLARFNLAMERGQGRPWPRQDRSELHAAH from the coding sequence ATGGAGCCCGAGACGACGGCGGACGCGGACGGCCTGGCCGAAGTCGCCGACATCGAGCGCGAGCTGATGTTGATCAGCCGGTACATGGTCATGACCGCCACCGCCCGGGCGGAGGCGGCCAAGGCCCAGCAGCGGCTGGAACGTAGCGCCTACCTGTTGCTCAGCCGGATCGAGGCAGAGGGTCCGATGTCCATCGGTCAGCTCTCCGAGGCCTTCGGGCTGGACACCTCGACGATCAACCGGCAGACGGCGGCGATGCTGCGCACCGGTCTGGTCGAGCGCATCCCGGACCCGGAAGGCGGCCTGGCCCGCAAGCTGCGCGTCACCGACCATGGCCTCGCCAGGCTGCACGCCGACCGTGCCTGGGCGGTGGGCGGCATCGCCAAGATGGTCGGCGACTGGGACCCGGCGGACCTGGCGACTCTCGCCCAGCTGCTCGCCCGCTTCAACCTCGCGATGGAGCGTGGCCAGGGTCGCCCCTGGCCGCGCCAGGACCGTTCGGAGCTCCACGCGGCCCATTGA